One genomic segment of Pedobacter endophyticus includes these proteins:
- a CDS encoding DUF2851 family protein: MDFSENFLHYVWRFRSFDSAELKTAASENLKIIHQGFLNANAGPDFSNAKIQLDGTIWVGNVEIHIKSSDWLKHHHQIDDAYNSVVLHVVYENDVPIKRKDGTTLPVLELKNRISTELITRYERLFLTLTDFPCINQIREVDQLVVDAVLSRTLVERFEQKTGAVIEMLNNLNGNWDETFYRFLARNFGFKVNAFPFEAFAKAVPQQIYAKHKDNPLLIEALVFGASGFLNDEFTEAYPKQLKAEFQFLQKKYNIKPIDATMWKFMRMRPQNFPTLRLAQFAALIIKANHLFSKIMAITDVSKLRMLFEGLPVNDYWKTHYHFKKQAAAVSIQFGKTSINNVLLNTVALFLFAYGKHTATQSYINSAIKLLETLPAEQNAIIERFTGAGVKIDNAFGSQGVLQLKKQYCDEKKCLSCGVGVKILRSSSNHH; the protein is encoded by the coding sequence ATGGATTTCTCAGAGAACTTTCTTCATTATGTGTGGCGTTTCAGGTCTTTTGATAGCGCTGAGCTAAAAACAGCAGCATCAGAAAACTTAAAAATCATTCATCAGGGTTTTCTCAACGCAAATGCCGGACCTGATTTCAGCAACGCCAAAATACAGCTTGATGGCACAATTTGGGTTGGTAACGTCGAGATCCACATTAAGTCGTCAGATTGGTTAAAGCATCATCATCAAATTGATGACGCCTACAATAGCGTGGTTTTGCACGTGGTTTATGAAAATGATGTGCCGATCAAACGGAAAGATGGAACCACATTGCCTGTTTTGGAACTAAAGAACAGAATCTCAACTGAGCTAATTACAAGGTACGAACGTTTGTTTTTAACGCTTACCGATTTTCCTTGCATCAATCAAATTCGCGAGGTAGATCAGTTGGTTGTTGATGCCGTTCTTTCGAGGACGCTGGTGGAGCGGTTTGAGCAGAAAACGGGAGCCGTTATCGAGATGCTCAACAATTTGAATGGCAATTGGGACGAAACGTTTTATCGCTTTCTGGCACGCAATTTCGGATTTAAGGTTAATGCATTTCCGTTTGAGGCTTTCGCAAAGGCGGTGCCACAGCAAATTTATGCGAAGCACAAAGATAACCCATTGCTAATTGAGGCGCTGGTATTTGGCGCATCAGGCTTTCTGAACGATGAGTTTACCGAAGCGTATCCAAAGCAATTAAAAGCAGAATTTCAGTTTCTTCAAAAAAAATACAATATCAAGCCAATCGACGCCACGATGTGGAAGTTCATGCGGATGCGTCCGCAAAATTTTCCGACACTTCGTTTGGCCCAGTTTGCTGCATTAATCATAAAGGCAAATCATCTGTTCTCCAAAATAATGGCAATTACCGATGTTTCAAAACTGCGAATGCTTTTCGAGGGCCTTCCCGTAAACGACTATTGGAAAACACATTATCATTTTAAGAAACAAGCAGCTGCTGTAAGTATACAGTTCGGAAAAACATCTATAAACAACGTGCTTTTAAATACGGTCGCATTATTTTTGTTCGCCTACGGAAAACATACGGCTACACAATCTTACATCAACAGCGCAATAAAACTGTTAGAAACATTACCGGCCGAACAAAATGCAATTATTGAAAGGTTTACCGGAGCGGGTGTTAAAATAGACAATGCCTTTGGTTCTCAGGGTGTATTGCAGCTGAAAAAGCAATATTGTGATGAGAAAAAATGCCTCTCGTGCGGGGTAGGCGTGAAGATTTTGCGCTCATCGTCTAATCACCACTAA
- a CDS encoding ankyrin repeat domain-containing protein — protein sequence MSIAQLEQQIEEGNLQAVKELLMEAPQLANVKTSHHISPLLLACYYKKREIADLIAEYAQDLTLFEACAAGKFDVASLLIFQSPKCINDFSEDGFTPLGLACYFGHEDLTRFLILKGADVNLASKNGFNVFPIHSAVAANSLAITKTLLDAGAYPNVCQKAGLAPLHTAAQLGNIELIILLLEHGAEVGLRMEGGKLPADLAAEKGFNEIAAILRED from the coding sequence ATGAGTATTGCGCAACTCGAACAACAAATTGAAGAAGGAAATTTACAAGCAGTAAAGGAGCTTTTAATGGAGGCGCCGCAGCTGGCAAATGTTAAAACCTCGCATCATATTTCGCCACTGTTATTGGCTTGTTATTATAAAAAGCGAGAAATTGCCGATTTAATAGCTGAATATGCCCAAGATCTCACTTTGTTTGAGGCTTGTGCCGCTGGCAAGTTTGATGTTGCAAGCCTACTCATTTTTCAAAGCCCGAAGTGCATCAACGATTTTTCGGAAGACGGCTTTACGCCGCTGGGTTTAGCCTGTTATTTCGGGCACGAGGATTTGACAAGATTTTTAATATTGAAGGGTGCTGACGTCAATCTTGCTTCTAAAAATGGGTTTAACGTATTTCCTATCCATTCTGCCGTCGCTGCCAACAGCCTCGCCATTACCAAAACACTGCTTGATGCCGGTGCTTACCCTAATGTTTGCCAAAAAGCGGGCCTGGCGCCATTGCATACCGCGGCACAATTAGGAAACATCGAATTAATAATTTTATTGTTAGAACATGGCGCAGAAGTAGGTTTGCGCATGGAAGGCGGAAAGTTACCTGCTGACTTAGCAGCAGAAAAGGGTTTCAATGAAATCGCAGCAATTCTCAGGGAAGATTGA
- a CDS encoding PspC family transcriptional regulator has protein sequence MFQKVITYFEQQSFGVSTYLASKLNMSTAKVRLFFIYSSFLAVGFPILFYFLAAVVLDIRTYMKRMRLRIWE, from the coding sequence ATGTTTCAGAAAGTAATTACTTATTTCGAACAGCAGAGTTTTGGGGTCTCTACTTATTTAGCAAGCAAGTTAAATATGAGCACGGCAAAAGTACGCTTGTTCTTTATTTACTCCTCGTTTCTCGCGGTTGGATTTCCGATATTGTTCTATTTTCTGGCCGCCGTTGTGCTGGATATCAGAACGTATATGAAAAGGATGAGGTTGAGGATTTGGGAATGA
- a CDS encoding arylsulfatase → MMKTILKIILCLLIVSLKGYAQNLHPKRLPNIIYIYADDLGYAETGPYGQKKIRTPNLDKLAKEGMKFTQHYTATPVCAPARCMLMTGKHGGHSYIRGNYEMGGFPDSLEGGQMPLPERTFTIPVMLKKAGYVSALTGKWGLGMNNSTGSPLKQGFDYYYGYLDQKQAHNFYPSHLWENDLKVSLDNPYINVHRPLDSTNATDKDFEYYKGRTYSQDMITKKAIQFINKQGKKPFFLYMPYNIPHVSLQVPDAYTNKYVGQFKEQPYYGQQGYAPAKYPYSTYAAMITYLDEQIGIIMAEIKKLGLDNDTIIMFSSDNGTTFNGGVNAKFFNSVDGMKGLKMDVFEGGIREPFIARWPGKIPANTTSDFISVQFDMMATFAEIAGVETNNTDGISLLPTLLGKNEKQQQREYIYWEYPEKGGQLAIRMGNWKGVRLNLWKDLNNPWMIFNLKNDRNETEDLSSQHPELAKRFDEIVKKEHQVSHINEWEFLESKMKKN, encoded by the coding sequence CGCAGAAACTGGCCCTTATGGACAAAAGAAAATCAGGACACCAAACCTGGACAAGCTGGCTAAGGAAGGCATGAAGTTTACGCAACATTATACCGCTACGCCCGTTTGCGCACCTGCCCGTTGTATGCTGATGACTGGGAAGCATGGTGGTCATTCCTACATCCGTGGCAATTACGAAATGGGGGGTTTTCCCGATAGTTTAGAGGGCGGGCAAATGCCATTGCCCGAAAGAACATTTACCATTCCAGTCATGCTGAAAAAAGCGGGCTATGTTAGTGCACTTACCGGAAAATGGGGCTTGGGAATGAATAACTCAACAGGTTCTCCACTAAAGCAGGGCTTCGATTACTATTACGGGTATCTCGATCAAAAACAGGCACACAATTTTTATCCCTCTCACCTTTGGGAAAATGATCTCAAAGTTAGCCTCGATAACCCTTATATTAATGTACATAGGCCCCTGGATTCTACCAACGCTACCGATAAAGACTTCGAATATTATAAAGGACGCACCTATTCGCAGGATATGATCACTAAAAAAGCCATTCAATTTATTAACAAACAAGGTAAAAAGCCTTTCTTTTTATACATGCCCTACAACATCCCGCACGTGTCTTTACAGGTTCCAGACGCTTATACTAACAAATACGTAGGGCAATTTAAAGAGCAGCCATACTATGGCCAGCAAGGCTATGCCCCTGCAAAATATCCGTATTCAACCTATGCCGCCATGATTACCTATCTCGATGAGCAGATTGGAATCATTATGGCCGAAATTAAGAAACTCGGTTTGGATAACGATACGATTATTATGTTCTCGAGCGATAACGGAACCACATTTAATGGTGGTGTAAATGCAAAATTTTTTAACAGCGTTGATGGTATGAAAGGCTTAAAGATGGATGTTTTCGAAGGAGGAATCAGAGAGCCGTTTATAGCCAGATGGCCCGGAAAAATTCCTGCAAACACCACCAGCGATTTCATTTCCGTGCAGTTTGATATGATGGCAACCTTTGCCGAAATAGCGGGCGTTGAAACCAATAATACTGATGGAATTTCGTTGCTGCCAACGCTTCTCGGCAAAAACGAGAAACAGCAACAACGAGAATATATTTACTGGGAATATCCCGAAAAAGGCGGTCAGCTCGCCATTAGAATGGGTAATTGGAAAGGCGTGAGGTTGAACTTGTGGAAGGATTTAAATAATCCGTGGATGATTTTTAACCTTAAAAACGACCGAAATGAAACAGAAGACCTCTCATCGCAACACCCGGAACTCGCTAAGCGTTTCGACGAAATTGTTAAAAAGGAACATCAGGTTTCACATATCAACGAGTGGGAGTTTCTCGAAAGCAAAATGAAAAAAAATTAA